GTGGGGAATGGAGATCGAGAAGATGAAAAATTCACCACCAGCCATTGACGACCTGGGTGTATCTATCCTTGAGCCACCTGAAGCTCTTCCTGAAAGACCCTTTCATCCTACCCTCCATAGCATAGATCTTATAGCCAGCCACCCTCTTCTTCCTCTGAAGCTCAGGGTCCTTGAAGCTCCAGCTACTCTTCGGAGCTGAAGACGAGGATGATGAGGCAGATACGCTCTTCCCCTTCTTGAGCTTGATTTCTCTGGGCGGCTGGCTTGCTTGCTGCGAGTATGCATAGGATGCACTATAGCTCCTCAAATCATGCATCCCTGATGGTGGATATGGTGCTATCCCCACtcctctacctcctcctccacctctATAGACTTCGATTTGCATCCTATCATCTCCATACGCCCTTGATCTCCATTCCTCCATTGCTCtcctcttcctctctctctctctctctctctctctctctctctgtgaaTGGGAACGACTTGGGTTTCTATGTTTGAATGATAATATTCTTTTTTCCTGGGGGgttttctgtatatatatattatatatatagaatgccACCATTCACGGTAGCTAATAAATGCGTGTAGACCCCtgtgaaaatttataattattttttgtagcACTTTTTTATCTCATGGATTAGTTGATgtataattatgaatttttttaggaaattaaatttttttttcaaatttgttaATTCAACTTTGTATTTTTGAAGTTTAGTGATAGGAAAGGGAAAATATTTGGAATTggaaatttttttgggttttatctatttttggataataatattttaaatatttattataatattttatcctcaatgataattttgaaatattaattactagaattaatttgaagaaaaaattatgtttttcttgggATAGATACGGAAGTGCaccttaaaaatttattctttgGGACGGTTAATATGGGgagtaaaaaattatatagttcgaaatataatataaattttttatgatatttagattttttttaattatatatatatatgataaaaagaaaaagaaaaagaaaaaggaaggatgaaagaaaaaattatgaaacTCCATATGGAACAAGTGAGATGAAATTTAACATTTATAAGCTTTCAAGAAATCTATTAACttgaatatagaaataaatatttatttataaaacattactCCTTAATCAGAGAAATATTCAATGTTTGGAATAAGCATTGAATGAACCcaaatttgagaaaattttgtttttatttttattccccaAATCCAACTCAATAATGACACACATTCACTTGGTTTTGTTAGTTGGACATTACctaccatttatttatttatttattttctacatatttataaagataaacatttagattttatatagatttattttttgattgattATAATATTTGGTTTGATTTACCAATTAAAGCAATGAGATTTGGAATCATGCCCATGTTCATAGGCCATGGAAAAAAAGAAGTGGAGATTGAGTTGGCATGCTTTGTCAATAAGCATTAATAATGTAATAATGTGATTTGGCATTgaatatgttaattaattatttgatgtgAACCTAATAAAGAAGGAACCGAAATTCAATTTTGTGATTCCTGAAAGAGATTTAAAGAAGGGAtagagaaagaaaattaaattaaattaaattaaagtaagaaaaacaaagaggaGTTTGAAACTTTGAACTTTGTGTTGATTTTTGACTTTTCAAATTTGGATGCTGATTCATTGACCTTTTTAACTTTAGAAATTGGttttgtgtgtgtgcgtgtgtttCCCCCGTTA
This genomic window from Dioscorea cayenensis subsp. rotundata cultivar TDr96_F1 chromosome 20, TDr96_F1_v2_PseudoChromosome.rev07_lg8_w22 25.fasta, whole genome shotgun sequence contains:
- the LOC120251420 gene encoding uncharacterized protein LOC120251420 yields the protein MEEWRSRAYGDDRMQIEVYRGGGGGRGVGIAPYPPSGMHDLRSYSASYAYSQQASQPPREIKLKKGKSVSASSSSSSAPKSSWSFKDPELQRKKRVAGYKIYAMEGRMKGSFRKSFRWLKDRYTQVVNGWW